The proteins below come from a single Xyrauchen texanus isolate HMW12.3.18 chromosome 3, RBS_HiC_50CHRs, whole genome shotgun sequence genomic window:
- the LOC127621674 gene encoding C3a anaphylatoxin chemotactic receptor-like isoform X1, producing the protein MNSTTEEYSYNDADSSYEDILKLHTEDTHPEHCREAACIITAILNVIIFLLGITGNGAVIWIAGFKVKKSVNTTWYLSLALSDFLFCSTIPFIIVRTVINHWIFGLVMCKFTSFAMFLNMYSSIFILIVISVDRCVTVKFPVWAQNRRTVTKASAVVVLVWLMSAFLSIPAFRFREIHISPTNAIQCVNKYEHHHTTIVLIRFICGFLIPFLSICICYSILICKLRVNQLSKSTKPYKIMTLLITIFFLCWLPYHIVSIIELNQSKHGHNLDIAQQVTATLASSNSFLNPFLYAFMAKDLKKKLCSFLSKIESAIDEETRSAFRGTSITNSGDHRFSTAV; encoded by the coding sequence ATGAATTCAACCACAGAAGAATACAGCTATAATGATGCAGACAGCTCTTACGAAGACATACTGAAGTTACATACTGAAGACACACATCCTGAACATTGCAGGGAAGCAGCATGCATAATCACAGCTATTTTAAATGTGATCATTTTCCTACTTGGCATCACTGGAAATGGAGCAGTGATCTGGATTGCAGGTTTTAAGGTGAAGAAGTCAGTTAACACCACTTGGTACCTGAGCCTGGCTTTGTCTGACTTCCTATTCTGCAGTACTATCCCTTTTATCATTGTCAGAACAGTAATAAACCACTGGATCTTTGGGCTCGTCATGTGCAAATTCACATCCTTTGCAATGTTCCTCAATATGTACAGCAGCATTTTCATCCTCATCGTCATAAGTGTGGACCGCTGTGTGACCGTCAAGTTTCCGGTTTGGGCCCAGAATCGACGCACTGTAACAAAAGCCTCTGCTGTTGTTGTGTTGGTTTGGCTAATGTCTGCTTTTCTTAGTATACCAGCATTCAGATTCAGAGAAATCCATATTAGCCCAACAAATGCAATTCAATGTGTTAACAAATATGAGCATCACCACACAACTATTGTGCTCATACGATTTATTTGTGGGTTTTTGATTCCATTCCTAAGTATTTGCATCTGTTACTCTATCCTAATCTGTAAACTTAGGGTGAACCAATTGTCCAAATCCACCAAGCCCTACAAGATCATGACACTACTGATAACAATTTTTTTCCTATGCTGGTTGCCATATCATATTGTTTCTATAATAGAGCTGAACCAATCTAAGCATGGCCATAACCTTGACATAGCCCAACAAGTAACTGCTACTCTTGCCAGCTCAAACAGCTTTCTAAACCCATTCCTCTATGCATTCATGGCAAAGGACTTAAAGAAGAAACTCTGCTCATTTCTGTCAAAGATTGAGAGTGCCATTGATGAGGAGACCCGAAGTGCTTTTAGAGGAACTTCAATTACCAATTCTGGGGATCACAGATTTTCCACTGCTGTCTGA